A section of the Ignavibacteriales bacterium genome encodes:
- a CDS encoding DUF190 domain-containing protein, whose translation MQKESEARLLRIFIGESDKFEGKTLYQYLVEYLRKNHYSGVTVLRGISGFGKDSKIHTSDILTLSSDLPIVIEIVDTVEKIDALKKVFDETNMIGSALITEEKIKIIQYGRNE comes from the coding sequence ATGCAGAAAGAATCCGAAGCAAGATTGTTACGTATCTTTATTGGTGAAAGCGATAAGTTCGAAGGTAAGACCCTTTATCAATATCTGGTTGAATACCTTCGTAAAAATCATTACTCCGGTGTGACCGTACTTCGCGGCATCAGCGGGTTCGGCAAAGACAGCAAGATCCATACATCAGACATTCTTACTCTTTCATCTGACCTCCCGATCGTCATTGAGATCGTTGATACCGTAGAAAAAATAGATGCTTTAAAGAAAGTGTTTGATGAGACTAATATGATTGGCAGCGCATTGATCACTGAGGAAAAAATAAAGATCATTCAATACGGAAGGAACGAATAA
- a CDS encoding inorganic pyrophosphatase — MEKELAKIWGEIRSILKAHPWHGVNIGENCPEIVTSYIEIVPTDTVKYEIDKNSGILTIDRPQMYSNICPTPYGFIPQTYCGEKVAEYCREKAGRDAIKGDGDPLDICVLTEKVINMGNILLKAIPIGGLRMIDNNEADDKIIAVMKGDSVYGNWKDITDCPEQLIDRLKHYFLTYKEAPGKHRKEVEITHVYNKEEAQEIVRRSYDDYINLYGNINELLKAGR; from the coding sequence ATGGAAAAAGAACTTGCGAAAATATGGGGTGAGATAAGAAGCATATTAAAGGCTCACCCGTGGCACGGAGTAAATATAGGAGAAAATTGCCCGGAGATAGTCACCAGCTACATAGAGATAGTTCCTACCGACACGGTTAAATATGAAATTGATAAGAACAGCGGGATATTAACGATAGACCGTCCGCAAATGTATTCCAATATATGCCCAACGCCATACGGCTTTATACCGCAGACTTATTGCGGTGAAAAGGTGGCAGAGTATTGCCGTGAAAAAGCCGGAAGGGATGCTATCAAGGGAGACGGCGATCCGCTGGATATTTGCGTGCTGACAGAAAAGGTTATCAATATGGGAAATATTTTGCTGAAGGCAATCCCTATCGGTGGTCTGAGGATGATAGATAACAATGAAGCGGACGATAAGATAATCGCGGTGATGAAGGGCGACAGTGTTTATGGTAACTGGAAAGATATAACGGACTGTCCGGAGCAATTGATAGACAGGTTAAAGCACTACTTCCTTACATACAAAGAAGCGCCCGGTAAGCATCGTAAGGAGGTCGAGATAACACACGTATACAATAAAGAGGAAGCACAGGAAATAGTAAGGAGAAGCTATGATGATTACATCAATCTGTACGGGAATATCAATGAGCTTCTGAAGGCAGGAAGGTAG
- a CDS encoding UDP-2,3-diacylglucosamine diphosphatase: protein MEVQQEAHSEQNIRDVDTVIISDVHLGSPVCRAKRLVEVLEGFRFNRLILNGDIFDDVNFKRLSSAHWKFLSYIRKISNPEKNIEVVWVEGNHDEGLAEIISVLIGIPAYKEYEWEHAGKKILAIHGHQWDRFLNENVFISKVAAAFYLYTQKFGKGRQKISRFLKRRSKRWLRLTGKVAGGAIDHAKFKGVNVVICGHTHHTFQKEDKGIIYFNSGCWTDVPSSLVVIEHSGEIRIEDFD from the coding sequence ATGGAAGTTCAGCAGGAAGCTCATTCGGAACAAAATATTCGTGACGTTGATACCGTTATTATTTCAGATGTACATCTGGGCTCACCTGTGTGCCGTGCAAAACGTCTCGTCGAAGTCCTCGAGGGCTTCCGCTTCAACAGGCTTATCCTAAATGGCGATATCTTCGATGATGTTAATTTTAAACGCCTCAGTAGCGCGCACTGGAAATTCCTCTCCTACATCCGCAAAATATCTAACCCCGAAAAGAACATCGAGGTCGTGTGGGTCGAAGGCAATCATGACGAAGGACTTGCCGAAATAATTTCCGTTCTTATTGGTATTCCCGCTTACAAAGAATACGAATGGGAGCATGCCGGTAAAAAGATACTTGCCATTCACGGCCATCAGTGGGACCGCTTCCTAAATGAGAACGTTTTTATCAGCAAAGTCGCCGCTGCGTTTTATCTTTACACGCAGAAGTTTGGAAAGGGGAGACAGAAGATATCGCGCTTCCTTAAGCGCAGGAGCAAGAGATGGCTCCGGCTCACTGGTAAAGTCGCCGGGGGAGCGATAGACCACGCTAAGTTCAAAGGTGTGAACGTTGTGATTTGCGGGCATACACACCACACTTTTCAAAAAGAAGATAAAGGAATAATATACTTTAATTCCGGGTGCTGGACTGATGTACCCTCGTCATTGGTAGTTATAGAGCATTCTGGAGAAATAAGGATCGAGGATTTTGATTAA
- the crcB gene encoding fluoride efflux transporter CrcB, whose protein sequence is MQIILIGIGGFLGAISRFLLSRFVNSAVTSFPYGTLAVNVIGSFLLALILYGLSFEKQISINLRDLLAIGFMGSFTTMSAFSYETMRFIELGQVFPAVINVVLNVVLCLLAVFLGRELALIISR, encoded by the coding sequence ATGCAGATAATTCTTATAGGAATAGGAGGTTTCCTGGGAGCTATATCCAGGTTTCTTCTATCCAGATTCGTCAATTCAGCCGTGACGAGTTTTCCCTACGGAACGCTCGCCGTAAATGTCATTGGCAGTTTTCTTCTTGCCCTCATATTGTATGGATTGTCCTTTGAAAAGCAAATTTCCATTAATCTCCGTGATCTTCTTGCTATTGGCTTTATGGGATCCTTTACGACAATGTCTGCATTTTCATACGAGACCATGCGCTTTATTGAGCTGGGACAGGTTTTCCCGGCAGTAATAAATGTAGTTTTAAATGTAGTGCTTTGCCTGCTCGCGGTTTTTCTCGGCAGGGAATTGGCTTTAATTATATCCAGGTAA